The Theropithecus gelada isolate Dixy chromosome 11, Tgel_1.0, whole genome shotgun sequence genome includes a region encoding these proteins:
- the FIGNL2 gene encoding putative fidgetin-like protein 2, giving the protein MHWTPEHAQPLNQWPEQHLDVSSTTPSPAHKLELPPGGRQRCHYAWAHDDISALTASNLLKRYAEKYSGVLDSPYERPALGGYSDASFLNGAKGDPEPWPGPEPPYPLASLHEGLPGTKSGSGGSSGALGGSPVLAGNLPEPLYAGNACGGPSAAPEYAAGYGGGYLAPGYCAQTGAALPPPPPAALLQPPPPPGYGPSAPLYNYPAGGYAAQPGYGALPPPPGPPPAPYLTPGLPAPTPLPAPAPPTAYGFPTAAPGAESGLSLKRKAADEGPEGRYRKYAYEPKAPAADGASYPAADNGECRGNGFRAKPPGAAVEASGKYGAGVPLKVLGSPVYGPQLEPFEKFPERAPAPRGGFAVPSGEPPKGVDPGALELVTSKMVDCGPPVQWADVAGQGALKAALEEELVWPLLRPPAYPGSLRPPRTVLLFGPRGSGKALLGRCLATQLGATLLRLRGATLAAPGAAEGARLLQAAFAAARCRPPSVLLISELDALLPSRDDSAAAGGALQVPLLACLDGGCGAGADGVLVVGTTSRPAALDEATRRRFSLRFYVALPDSPARGQILQRALAQQGCALSERELAALVQGTQGFSGGELGQLCQQAAAGAGLPGLQRPLSYKDLEAALSKMGPRASAKELDSFVEWDKMYGSGH; this is encoded by the coding sequence ATGCACTGGACACCGGAACACGCCCAGCCCCTCAACCAGTGGCCAGAGCAGCACCTGGATGTCTCCTCCACCACCCCGTCGCCGGCCCACAAGTTGGAGTTGCCCCCTGGGGGTCGCCAACGCTGCCACTACGCTTGGGCACACGACGACATCTCCGCCCTCACTGCCTCCAACCTCCTAAAGCGCTATGCAGAGAAATACTCTGGGGTCTTGGACTCTCCCTACGAGCGTCCGGCCCTGGGCGGGTACAGCGACGCCTCATTCCTCAACGGCGCCAAAGGGGACCCCGAGCCCTGGCCAGGGCCGGAGCCACCCTACCCTTTGGCCTCACTCCACGAGGGCCTCCCAGGAACCAAGTCGGGCAGTGGGGGCAGTTCCGGGGCCCTAGGCGGCTCCCCGGTTTTAGCCGGGAACCTCCCTGAACCCCTCTACGCCGGCAATGCGTGCGGGGGCCCGTCGGCGGCGCCCGAGTACGCGGCGGGCTACGGCGGGGGGTACCTGGCGCCGGGTTACTGCGCGCAGACGGGTGCCGCGCTGCCCCCGCCGCCCCCGGCCGCGCTTCTGCAGCCCCCGCCGCCGCCCGGGTACGGGCCCTCAGCGCCGCTGTACAACTATCCCGCAGGGGGCTACGCGGCGCAACCCGGCTACGGCGCGCTCCCACCGCCCCCAGGCCCACCCCCGGCCCCCTACCTGACCCCGGGCTTGCCCGCGCCCACGCCCCTGCCAGCGCCGGCGCCGCCCACAGCCTATGGCTTCCCCACGGCCGCGCCGGGTGCCGAGTCCGGGCTGTCGCTGAAGCGCAAGGCCGCCGACGAGGGGCCCGAGGGCCGCTACCGCAAGTACGCTTACGAGCCCAAGGCCCCCGCGGCTGACGGGGCCTCCTACCCCGCCGCCGACAACGGCGAGTGTCGGGGCAACGGGTTCCGGGCCAAGCCGCCGGGAGCCGCGGTGGAGGCGTCAGGCAAGTACGGTGCCGGCGTCCCCCTCAAGGTCCTGGGCTCCCCCGTCTACGGCCCGCAACTGGAGCCCTTTGAAAAGTTCCCGGAGCGGGCCCCGGCTCCTCGTGGGGGGTTCGCCGTGCCGTCGGGGGAGCCTCCCAAAGGCGTGGACCCCGGGGCCCTGGAGCTGGTGACGAGCAAGATGGTGGACTGCGGGCCCCCGGTACAGTGGGCGGATGTGGCGGGCCAGGGTGCGCTCAAGGCGGCGCTGGAGGAGGAGTTGGTGTGGCCCCTACTCAGGCCGCCCGCCTATCCCGGCAGCCTGCGCCCGCCGCGGACCGTCCTGCTCTTCGGGCCGAGGGGCTCGGGCAAAGCGCTGCTGGGCCGCTGCCTCGCCACGCAGCTGGGTGCTACGCTGTTGCGCCTGCGCGGCGCGACCCTAGCTGCGCCCGGCGCCGCCGAGGGCGCGCGCCTCCTCCAGGCTGCTTTCGCGGCCGCGCGCTGCCGCCCACCCTCCGTACTCCTCATCAGCGAGCTGGATGCGCTGCTTCCCTCCCGGGACGACAGCGCGGCGGCAGGGGGCGCGCTGCAGGTGCCGCTCCTAGCTTGCCTGGACGGGGGCTGCGGCGCGGGGGCTGACGGCGTGCTGGTTGTGGGCACCACCTCGCGGCCCGCGGCTCTAGACGAGGCGACCCGCCGGCGCTTCTCTCTCCGCTTCTACGTGGCGCTGCCAGACAGTCCGGCCCGCGGGCAGATCCTGCAGCGGGCGCTGGCCCAGCAGGGCTGCGCGCTCAGTGAGCGGGAACTGGCGGCGCTGGTGCAGGGCACGCAGGGCTTCTCTGGGGGCGAGCTAGGGCAGCTGTGCCAGCAGGCGGCGGCCGGGGCGGGCCTCCCGGGGCTGCAGCGCCCCCTCTCCTACAAGGACTTGGAGGCAGCGCTGTCCAAAATGGGCCCTAGGGCCTCCGCCAAGGAACTGGACTCGTTCGTGGAGTGGGACAAAATGTACGGCTCCGGACACTGA